A single Amphiprion ocellaris isolate individual 3 ecotype Okinawa chromosome 1, ASM2253959v1, whole genome shotgun sequence DNA region contains:
- the kif13ba gene encoding kinesin-like protein KIF13B isoform X4 — translation MGEPSLDDSNVKVAVRVRPMNRREKELNTKCVVEMVKNQTILHPAGANLGKGDSRSQSKVFAYDYCFWSMDETEKEKFAGQEVVFQCLGESLLRNAFQGYNACIFAYGQTGSGKSYTMMGSGDQPGLIPRLCSALFERTQKEQREEESFTVEVSYMEIYNEKVRDLLDPKGGRQTLRVREHKVLGPYVDGLSRLAVASYKDIGSLMSEGNKSRTVAATNMNEESSRSHAVFNIILTHTLKDLQSGTSGEKVSRLSLVDLAGSERAAKTGAAGERLKEGSNINKSLTTLGLVISALAEQGTAKNKTKFVPYRDSVLTWLLKDCLGGNSRTAMVATVSPAADNYEETLSTLRYADRAKSIVNHAVVNEDPNARIIRELREEVEKLRVQLTQAESLKAPELKERLEESEKLIQEMTVTWEEKLRKTEEIAQERQKQLESLGISLQSSGIKVGDDKSFLVNLNADPALNELLVYYLKQHTKVGSADSQDIQLCGMGIQAEHCVIDITADAAVILTSYRNARTCVNGSPVTSALQLHHGDRILWGNNHFFRINLPKRRSRAAEDEEGEGGVMKNSGSSEQLDADGDTASEVSSEVSFSYEFAQTEVMMKALGNNDPMQAVLQSLERQHEEEKRSALERQRQMYEQELQQLRKKLNPDRLSTGQSGGPTSGQQSSGQQSHYRSLERLSIGGMSHSTSAQSRLRQWSEDREVVLVRSLRRLREQIVKANLLVQEACFIAEELERHTEYRVTLQIPSDNLNANRKRDAVLSEPAIQVRRRCRGKQIWSLEKMENRLVDMRELYQEWQEYHLHDQDNPVMRSYFRRADPFFDEQENHSLIGVANVFLSCLFYDVKLQYAVPIINQKGEVAGRLHVEVVRVGGGLDDSMAGGDESDNNQDNEVQDRKLVCMIKILQATGLPQYLSNFVFCQYSFWDQPEPIIVAPEVDTSSSSPSTKDPHCMVVFDSCKEMAVSVTEDFIEYLTEGAVAIEVYGHRQADAGRNPALWDLSIIQAKTRTLRDRWSEVTRRLELWIQILEINENGDFVPVEVVPARDVRTGGIFQLRQGQSRRIQVDVRSVQDSGTMPLIAEIVLAVSVGCVEIRNTTPNQEGDEMDSYQERDLERLRRQWLATLTERQEYLDQHLQSLVIKAEKTEDDTEREAQLLEWRLTLTEERNAVMVPSAGSGIPGAPAEWVPLPGMETHTPVLFLNLKPDDLSSQDQFEVPEAGGWDATLSGEDEDDFFDLQIVKHYDGEVKAEASWDSTVHDCPQLSRGGAWPEQRVYLTVRVVIQLSHPADMQLVLRKRICVNVNPGRQGFAHNFLKRMSTRSTIPGCGVTFEVVSNIPGDTPGSEDRELLARLAASAHKGQSGDDEAAIEKYLRSVLSLENILTLDRLRQEVAVKEQLTSRGRSNRRSISSPSVHRLSGSRQDLSTTSLLDEKGRWESQQDIFMPSQFHRTLPRPASSPSTYSTSPSSSPTPFAMTSPQNQEPEQVKALVPQMPKLLKSLFPVRDDKKELRPSPHNQQHVPRIVTSSGGDDSRVKSETTAILRPPTKDRRAEFPEVPPLPVHDPHDTTPLSPLSQSSSGYFSTSVSTVTLSDVLQPSSSSSSLMAAETTLLTNPQQQGADRNDIVTSPSQCGPKMAVMAPPVSHSSANHNNITAEISSEQKQVNSGGGGGESFERLEILVDDEEHSHDDVLPDWLTEGAYVTVGSNKAGTVRYVGMTQFAEGVWVGVELDTPVGKNDGSVGGQRYFHCKPGYGVLVRPDRLSCRDRSSRQTGNFAPPAHVPILRGEAIVARRGENRKSWSS, via the exons GAGTCAGTCCAAG GTCTTTGCTTATGATTATTGTTTCTGGTCCATGGacgagacagaaaaggaaaaatttgcAG GTCAGGAGGTGGTGTTCCAGTGCCTTGGGGAAAGTCTTCTCCGCAACGCCTTCCAGGGCTACAATGCCTGTATCTTTGCCTATGGACAAACTG GTTCAGGAAAGTCATACACCATGATGGGGTCAGGGGACCAGCCAGGGCTGATTCCCCGCCTGTGCAGTGCTTTGTTTGAACGAACTCAAAAGGAACAGCGCGAGGAGGAGAGCTTCACTGTTGAGGTATCCTACATGGAGATCTACAACGAGAAGGTCCGAGATCTGCTTGACCCCAAAGG GGGTAGACAAACACTGAGGGTAAGGGAACATAAAGTTTTGGGTCCCTATGTGGACGGGCTGTCTCGACTAGCGGTGGCCAGCTACAAG GACATTGGATCTCTGATGTCAGAGGGGAATAAATCTCGCACTGTCGCTGCCACCAACATGAATGAGGAGAGCAGTCGATCACATGCTGTCTTCAACAtcatactcacacacacactcaaagatTTGCAGTCTGGG acGAGTGGAGAGAAGGTGAGTCGGTTGAGTCTGGTCGACTTGGCTGGAAGTGAGCGAGCAGCAAAAACTGGAGCAGCAGGAGAGCGACTAAAGGAGGGAAGCAACATCAACAA GTCTCTCACTACACTAGGTTTGGTGATCTCAGCACTGGCTGAACAGGGAACGGCCAAGAACAAGACCAAGTTTGTTCCTTACAGAGACTCTGTTCTGACATGGCTGCTAAAG GATTGCCTGGGTGGCAACAGTCGCACAGCAATGGTTGCAACTGTGAGTCCAGCAGCAGACAACTATGAGGAGACGCTTTCTACGCTGCGTTATGCTGACCGAGCAAAGAGCATCGTTAATCACGCTGTTGTCAATGAAGACCCTAATGCTCGCATCATCAGGGAGCTCCGGGAGGAAGTAGAGAAACTACGAGTACAACTGACCCAGGCAGAG TCTTTGAAAGCTCCAGAGTTGAAAGAGCGTCTGGAAGAGTCTGAAAAATTGATTCAAGAGATGACCGTCACCTGGGAGGAGAAGCTCCGCAAAACTGAGGAGATTGCACAG gagCGCCAGAAGCAGTTGGAGAGTCTGGGTATTTCTCTCCAATCTTCAGGGATCAAAGTTGGAGATGATAAAAGTTTTCTTGTCAACCTTAATGCTGATCCTGCCCTCAATGAACTGCTTGTGTACTACCTGAAG CAACACACAAAAGTGGGTTCAGCAGACTCTCAGGACATCCAGCTGTGCGGGATGGGTATCCAGGCAGAGCACTGTGTCATTGATATTACGGCAGATGCTGCTGTCATCCTCACCTCGTACCGCAATGCTCG GACATGTGTTAATGGTTCTCCAGTAACCAGCGCTTTGCAACTTCATCATGGTGACAGAATCCTCTGGGGAAACAACCACTTTTTTCG GATCAACCTGCCTAAGCGCCGATCTCGGGCagcagaggatgaggagggtgagggAGGCGTAATGAAGAACAGTGGTAGCAGTGAACAGCTGGATGCAGACGGTGACACAGCCAGTGAGGTGTCCAGTGAAGTCAGCTTCTCTTACGAGTTTGCCCAGACAGAGGTCATGATGAAGGCCTTGGGCAACAATG ACCCCATGCAGGCAGTCCTCCAGTCTCTGGAGAGGCAGCATGAAGAAGAGAAACGTTCTGCATTGGAGCGACAGAGGCAGATGTATGAGCAGGAGCTCCAGCAACTCCGCAAGAAGCTTAACCCAGACCGTCTGTCCACCGGCCAGTCCGGAGGGCCAACATCTGGCCAGCAAAGTTCAGGACAGCAGTCTCACTACCGCAGCCTGGAGAGACTCAGTATTGGAGGGATGAGCCATTCAACCAGCGCTCAGAGCAGACTGAGACAGTGGAGTGAGGACAg AGAGGTGGTGTTGGTGAGGAGTCTGCGGAGGTTGAGGGAGCAAATAGTGAAAGCAAACCTGCTGGTGCAAGAAGCATGTTTCATTGCTGAGGAGCTGGAGCGACACACCGAATACAGAGTCACCTTGCAGATCCCATCAGACAACCTCAACGCAAACCGCAAG aGGGATGCAGTACTGAGTGAGCCAGCAATTCAGGTTCGACGACGCTGTCGAGGGAAACAGATCTGGAGTTTGGAGAAGATGGAGAACCGTCTGGTGGACATGAGAGAGCTGTATCAGGAATGGCAAGAGTACCACCTCCATGATCAAGACAACCCC GTAATGCGCTCATATTTCCGTCGAGCGGACCCGTTCTTTGATGAGCAGGAAAACCATAGTCTGATAGGTGTTGCCAACgtcttcctttcctgtctgttctACGATGTCAAGCTACAGTATGCTGTTCCTATCATCAACCAAAAGGGAGAG GTTGCTGGGCGCCTGCATGTGGAGGTTGTGAGGGTTGGAGGGGGCTTAGACGACAGCATGGCTGGAGGAGATGAATCTGACAACAACCAAGACAATGAAGTTCAGGATCGCAAACTGGTTTGCATG ATTAAGATCCTGCAAGCCACTGGTCTTCCTCAGTATCTGTCCAACTTCGTCTTCTGTCAGTATTCATTCTGGGACCAGCCTGAGCCCATCATTGTAGCCCCTGAAGTTGACACATCATCCTCGTCACCCAGTACCAAGGACCCGCATTGCATGGTGGTGTTTGACAGCTGCAAG GAAATGGCGGTGTCAGTAACTGAGGATTTCATTGAGTACCTCACAGAAGGGGCAGTTGCCATTGAGGTGTATGGACACAGACAGGCTGATGCAGGAAGAAACCCTGCCCTGTGGGACCTCAGCATCATCCAGGCCAAGACACGCACATTACGAGATAG GTGGAGTGAGGTAACACGTCGCCTGGAGCTATGGATTCAAATCTTGGAAATAAATGAGAACGGAGACTTTGTCCCAGTGGAAGTGGTCCCAGCCAGAGACGTGCGGACTGGGGGAATCTTCCAGCTTCGGCAG GGTCAGTCGAGGCGAATCCAGGTAGATGTGCGTTCAGTTCAGGACTCGGGCACAATGCCTCTGATAGCAGAGATTGTGCTTGCAGTATCAGTGGGTTGTGTAGAGATCAGAAACACTACACCAAACCAGGAAGGAGACGAGATGGACAGTTACCAG GAAAGAGATCTGGAACGTTTGCGGCGGCAGTGGTTAGCTACTCTCACCGAGAGACAGGAATACCTCGACCAGCACTTGCAGAGCTTGGTTATCAAAGCAG AAAAGACAGAGGATGACACGGAGAGGGAGGCCCAGCTGCTTGAGTGGCGCTTGACTCTGACAGAAGAAAGAAACGCGGTCATGGTGCCCTCTGCTGGCAGCGGCATTCCAGGAGCACCCGCTGAATG GGTTCCTTTACCAGGCATGGAGACCCACACTCCTGTCCTCTTTCTGAACCTCAAAC CTGATGACCTCAGCTCCCAAGACCAGTTTGAGGTACCTGAGGCTGGAGGTTGGGATGCCACCTTGAGTGGGGAGGATGAGGACGACTTTTTTGACCTCCAAATTGTCAAACACTACGATGGAGAG GTGAAAGCAGAAGCATCGTGGGACTCTACTGTCCATGACTGTCCTCAGCTCAGTCGTGGGGGAGCGTGGCCGGAGCAGCGCGTCTATCTGACCGTTCGAGTGGTGATTCAGCTCAGCCACCCTGCTGACATGCAACTAGTGCTGAGAAAGAGGATCTGTGTCAATGTTAACCCGGGCCGCCAGGGTTTTGCCCACAACTTTCTTAAAAGGATGTCAACCCGCAGCACTATACCTGGCTGTGGGGTCACATTTGAGGTGGTCTCCAACATCCCTGGG GACACTCCTGGTTCAGAGGACAGGGAGTTGTTGGCCCGACTTGCTGCCAGCGCACACAAAGGCCAGTCAGGTGATGACGAGGCTGCCATTGAGAAATACCTCCGCAGTGTCCTGAGTCTGGAGAACATCCTGACTCTGGATAGACTCAGACAG gagGTGGCAGTGAAGGAGCAGCTGACTAGCAGAGGAAGGAGTAATAGACGGAGCATAAGCTCTCCATCTGTCCACAGG CTGTCTGGAAGTAGACAAGACCTGTCCACGACCTCCCTGCTGGATGAGAAG GGTCGATGGGAAAGTCAGCAGGATATCTTTATGCCCTCTCAGTTTCACCGGACCCTCCCCCGCCCAGCCTCATCCCCTTCCACCTACTCCACCTCCCCCTCTTCATCCCCTACTCCCTTTGCCATGACCTCTCCACAGAACCAGGAACCAGAGCAAG TTAAAGCGCTGGTTCCTCAGATGCCCAAACTGCTCAAGTCTCTGTTTCCAGTGCGAGATGACAAGAAGGAGCTGAGACCTTCACCACACAACCAGCAG CATGTGCCTCGCATCGTGACATCATCAGGAGGGGACGACAGCCGAGTCAAGTCTGAGACG ACTGCTATTCTACGGCCCCCAACCAAAGACAGACGAGCAGAGTTCCCAGAGGTCCCGCCTCTTCCTGTGCATGACCCGCATGACACCACCCCCCTCAGCCCCCTCAGCCAGTCATCAAGCGGCTACTTCTCCACTAGTGTTTCTACAGTTACCCTGTCTGACGTTCTCCAaccctcctcctcgtcttcctccctCATGGCTGCTGAGACTACGTTACTCACAAATCCCCAGCAGCAGGGTGCTGACAGGAACGATATTGTGACCTCTCCTTCTCAGTGTGGCCCCAAGATGGCCGTCATGGCTCCGCCTGTTTCCCACAGCTCAGCCAATCACAACAACATCACAGCGGAAATCTCCTCCGAACAGAAGCAGGTAAactcaggaggaggaggaggtgaaagcTTTGAGAGGCTGGAGATCTTGGTGGATGATGAAGAGCATAGTCATGACGACGTACTCCCTGATTGGCTGACAGAGGGGGCGTATGTTACAGTAGGAAGCAATAAGGCGGGGACTGTGCGCTACGTGGGAATGACGCAGTTTGCTGAAGGAGTGTGGGTGGGGGTGGAGCTGGACACTCCTGTAG GTAAGAATGACGGCTCAGTTGGAGGTCAACGGTATTTCCACTGTAAACCAGGTTATGGGGTGCTGGTCCGCCCAGATCGGCTGTCCTGTCGGGATCGGTCCAGTCGGCAGACAGGAAACTTTGCCCCTCCCGCCCACGTCCCCATCCTGAGAGGAGAAGCTATTGTTGCACGTCGGGGGGAGAACCGTAAGTCTTGGAGCAGCTGA
- the kif13ba gene encoding kinesin-like protein KIF13B isoform X2 produces the protein MGEPSLDDSNVKVAVRVRPMNRREKELNTKCVVEMVKNQTILHPAGANLGKGDSRSQSKVFAYDYCFWSMDETEKEKFAGQEVVFQCLGESLLRNAFQGYNACIFAYGQTGSGKSYTMMGSGDQPGLIPRLCSALFERTQKEQREEESFTVEVSYMEIYNEKVRDLLDPKGGRQTLRVREHKVLGPYVDGLSRLAVASYKDIGSLMSEGNKSRTVAATNMNEESSRSHAVFNIILTHTLKDLQSGTSGEKVSRLSLVDLAGSERAAKTGAAGERLKEGSNINKSLTTLGLVISALAEQGTAKNKTKFVPYRDSVLTWLLKDCLGGNSRTAMVATVSPAADNYEETLSTLRYADRAKSIVNHAVVNEDPNARIIRELREEVEKLRVQLTQAESLKAPELKERLEESEKLIQEMTVTWEEKLRKTEEIAQERQKQLESLGISLQSSGIKVGDDKSFLVNLNADPALNELLVYYLKQHTKVGSADSQDIQLCGMGIQAEHCVIDITADAAVILTSYRNARTCVNGSPVTSALQLHHGDRILWGNNHFFRINLPKRRSRAAEDEEGEGGVMKNSGSSEQLDADGDTASEVSSEVSFSYEFAQTEVMMKALGNNDPMQAVLQSLERQHEEEKRSALERQRQMYEQELQQLRKKLNPDRLSTGQSGGPTSGQQSSGQQSHYRSLERLSIGGMSHSTSAQSRLRQWSEDREVVLVRSLRRLREQIVKANLLVQEACFIAEELERHTEYRVTLQIPSDNLNANRKRDAVLSEPAIQVRRRCRGKQIWSLEKMENRLVDMRELYQEWQEYHLHDQDNPVMRSYFRRADPFFDEQENHSLIGVANVFLSCLFYDVKLQYAVPIINQKGEVAGRLHVEVVRVGGGLDDSMAGGDESDNNQDNEVQDRKLVCMIKILQATGLPQYLSNFVFCQYSFWDQPEPIIVAPEVDTSSSSPSTKDPHCMVVFDSCKEMAVSVTEDFIEYLTEGAVAIEVYGHRQADAGRNPALWDLSIIQAKTRTLRDRWSEVTRRLELWIQILEINENGDFVPVEVVPARDVRTGGIFQLRQGQSRRIQVDVRSVQDSGTMPLIAEIVLAVSVGCVEIRNTTPNQEGDEMDSYQERDLERLRRQWLATLTERQEYLDQHLQSLVIKAEKTEDDTEREAQLLEWRLTLTEERNAVMVPSAGSGIPGAPAEWVPLPGMETHTPVLFLNLKPDDLSSQDQFEVPEAGGWDATLSGEDEDDFFDLQIVKHYDGEVKAEASWDSTVHDCPQLSRGGAWPEQRVYLTVRVVIQLSHPADMQLVLRKRICVNVNPGRQGFAHNFLKRMSTRSTIPGCGVTFEVVSNIPGDTPGSEDRELLARLAASAHKGQSGDDEAAIEKYLRSVLSLENILTLDRLRQEVAVKEQLTSRGRSNRRSISSPSVHRLSGSRQDLSTTSLLDEKGRWESQQDIFMPSQFHRTLPRPASSPSTYSTSPSSSPTPFAMTSPQNQEPEQGRSGLAASYLSVKALVPQMPKLLKSLFPVRDDKKELRPSPHNQQHVPRIVTSSGGDDSRVKSETTAILRPPTKDRRAEFPEVPPLPVHDPHDTTPLSPLSQSSSGYFSTSVSTVTLSDVLQPSSSSSSLMAAETTLLTNPQQQGADRNDIVTSPSQCGPKMAVMAPPVSHSSANHNNITAEISSEQKQVNSGGGGGESFERLEILVDDEEHSHDDVLPDWLTEGAYVTVGSNKAGTVRYVGMTQFAEGVWVGVELDTPVGKNDGSVGGQRYFHCKPGYGVLVRPDRLSCRDRSSRQTGNFAPPAHVPILRGEAIVARRGENRKSWSS, from the exons GAGTCAGTCCAAG GTCTTTGCTTATGATTATTGTTTCTGGTCCATGGacgagacagaaaaggaaaaatttgcAG GTCAGGAGGTGGTGTTCCAGTGCCTTGGGGAAAGTCTTCTCCGCAACGCCTTCCAGGGCTACAATGCCTGTATCTTTGCCTATGGACAAACTG GTTCAGGAAAGTCATACACCATGATGGGGTCAGGGGACCAGCCAGGGCTGATTCCCCGCCTGTGCAGTGCTTTGTTTGAACGAACTCAAAAGGAACAGCGCGAGGAGGAGAGCTTCACTGTTGAGGTATCCTACATGGAGATCTACAACGAGAAGGTCCGAGATCTGCTTGACCCCAAAGG GGGTAGACAAACACTGAGGGTAAGGGAACATAAAGTTTTGGGTCCCTATGTGGACGGGCTGTCTCGACTAGCGGTGGCCAGCTACAAG GACATTGGATCTCTGATGTCAGAGGGGAATAAATCTCGCACTGTCGCTGCCACCAACATGAATGAGGAGAGCAGTCGATCACATGCTGTCTTCAACAtcatactcacacacacactcaaagatTTGCAGTCTGGG acGAGTGGAGAGAAGGTGAGTCGGTTGAGTCTGGTCGACTTGGCTGGAAGTGAGCGAGCAGCAAAAACTGGAGCAGCAGGAGAGCGACTAAAGGAGGGAAGCAACATCAACAA GTCTCTCACTACACTAGGTTTGGTGATCTCAGCACTGGCTGAACAGGGAACGGCCAAGAACAAGACCAAGTTTGTTCCTTACAGAGACTCTGTTCTGACATGGCTGCTAAAG GATTGCCTGGGTGGCAACAGTCGCACAGCAATGGTTGCAACTGTGAGTCCAGCAGCAGACAACTATGAGGAGACGCTTTCTACGCTGCGTTATGCTGACCGAGCAAAGAGCATCGTTAATCACGCTGTTGTCAATGAAGACCCTAATGCTCGCATCATCAGGGAGCTCCGGGAGGAAGTAGAGAAACTACGAGTACAACTGACCCAGGCAGAG TCTTTGAAAGCTCCAGAGTTGAAAGAGCGTCTGGAAGAGTCTGAAAAATTGATTCAAGAGATGACCGTCACCTGGGAGGAGAAGCTCCGCAAAACTGAGGAGATTGCACAG gagCGCCAGAAGCAGTTGGAGAGTCTGGGTATTTCTCTCCAATCTTCAGGGATCAAAGTTGGAGATGATAAAAGTTTTCTTGTCAACCTTAATGCTGATCCTGCCCTCAATGAACTGCTTGTGTACTACCTGAAG CAACACACAAAAGTGGGTTCAGCAGACTCTCAGGACATCCAGCTGTGCGGGATGGGTATCCAGGCAGAGCACTGTGTCATTGATATTACGGCAGATGCTGCTGTCATCCTCACCTCGTACCGCAATGCTCG GACATGTGTTAATGGTTCTCCAGTAACCAGCGCTTTGCAACTTCATCATGGTGACAGAATCCTCTGGGGAAACAACCACTTTTTTCG GATCAACCTGCCTAAGCGCCGATCTCGGGCagcagaggatgaggagggtgagggAGGCGTAATGAAGAACAGTGGTAGCAGTGAACAGCTGGATGCAGACGGTGACACAGCCAGTGAGGTGTCCAGTGAAGTCAGCTTCTCTTACGAGTTTGCCCAGACAGAGGTCATGATGAAGGCCTTGGGCAACAATG ACCCCATGCAGGCAGTCCTCCAGTCTCTGGAGAGGCAGCATGAAGAAGAGAAACGTTCTGCATTGGAGCGACAGAGGCAGATGTATGAGCAGGAGCTCCAGCAACTCCGCAAGAAGCTTAACCCAGACCGTCTGTCCACCGGCCAGTCCGGAGGGCCAACATCTGGCCAGCAAAGTTCAGGACAGCAGTCTCACTACCGCAGCCTGGAGAGACTCAGTATTGGAGGGATGAGCCATTCAACCAGCGCTCAGAGCAGACTGAGACAGTGGAGTGAGGACAg AGAGGTGGTGTTGGTGAGGAGTCTGCGGAGGTTGAGGGAGCAAATAGTGAAAGCAAACCTGCTGGTGCAAGAAGCATGTTTCATTGCTGAGGAGCTGGAGCGACACACCGAATACAGAGTCACCTTGCAGATCCCATCAGACAACCTCAACGCAAACCGCAAG aGGGATGCAGTACTGAGTGAGCCAGCAATTCAGGTTCGACGACGCTGTCGAGGGAAACAGATCTGGAGTTTGGAGAAGATGGAGAACCGTCTGGTGGACATGAGAGAGCTGTATCAGGAATGGCAAGAGTACCACCTCCATGATCAAGACAACCCC GTAATGCGCTCATATTTCCGTCGAGCGGACCCGTTCTTTGATGAGCAGGAAAACCATAGTCTGATAGGTGTTGCCAACgtcttcctttcctgtctgttctACGATGTCAAGCTACAGTATGCTGTTCCTATCATCAACCAAAAGGGAGAG GTTGCTGGGCGCCTGCATGTGGAGGTTGTGAGGGTTGGAGGGGGCTTAGACGACAGCATGGCTGGAGGAGATGAATCTGACAACAACCAAGACAATGAAGTTCAGGATCGCAAACTGGTTTGCATG ATTAAGATCCTGCAAGCCACTGGTCTTCCTCAGTATCTGTCCAACTTCGTCTTCTGTCAGTATTCATTCTGGGACCAGCCTGAGCCCATCATTGTAGCCCCTGAAGTTGACACATCATCCTCGTCACCCAGTACCAAGGACCCGCATTGCATGGTGGTGTTTGACAGCTGCAAG GAAATGGCGGTGTCAGTAACTGAGGATTTCATTGAGTACCTCACAGAAGGGGCAGTTGCCATTGAGGTGTATGGACACAGACAGGCTGATGCAGGAAGAAACCCTGCCCTGTGGGACCTCAGCATCATCCAGGCCAAGACACGCACATTACGAGATAG GTGGAGTGAGGTAACACGTCGCCTGGAGCTATGGATTCAAATCTTGGAAATAAATGAGAACGGAGACTTTGTCCCAGTGGAAGTGGTCCCAGCCAGAGACGTGCGGACTGGGGGAATCTTCCAGCTTCGGCAG GGTCAGTCGAGGCGAATCCAGGTAGATGTGCGTTCAGTTCAGGACTCGGGCACAATGCCTCTGATAGCAGAGATTGTGCTTGCAGTATCAGTGGGTTGTGTAGAGATCAGAAACACTACACCAAACCAGGAAGGAGACGAGATGGACAGTTACCAG GAAAGAGATCTGGAACGTTTGCGGCGGCAGTGGTTAGCTACTCTCACCGAGAGACAGGAATACCTCGACCAGCACTTGCAGAGCTTGGTTATCAAAGCAG AAAAGACAGAGGATGACACGGAGAGGGAGGCCCAGCTGCTTGAGTGGCGCTTGACTCTGACAGAAGAAAGAAACGCGGTCATGGTGCCCTCTGCTGGCAGCGGCATTCCAGGAGCACCCGCTGAATG GGTTCCTTTACCAGGCATGGAGACCCACACTCCTGTCCTCTTTCTGAACCTCAAAC CTGATGACCTCAGCTCCCAAGACCAGTTTGAGGTACCTGAGGCTGGAGGTTGGGATGCCACCTTGAGTGGGGAGGATGAGGACGACTTTTTTGACCTCCAAATTGTCAAACACTACGATGGAGAG GTGAAAGCAGAAGCATCGTGGGACTCTACTGTCCATGACTGTCCTCAGCTCAGTCGTGGGGGAGCGTGGCCGGAGCAGCGCGTCTATCTGACCGTTCGAGTGGTGATTCAGCTCAGCCACCCTGCTGACATGCAACTAGTGCTGAGAAAGAGGATCTGTGTCAATGTTAACCCGGGCCGCCAGGGTTTTGCCCACAACTTTCTTAAAAGGATGTCAACCCGCAGCACTATACCTGGCTGTGGGGTCACATTTGAGGTGGTCTCCAACATCCCTGGG GACACTCCTGGTTCAGAGGACAGGGAGTTGTTGGCCCGACTTGCTGCCAGCGCACACAAAGGCCAGTCAGGTGATGACGAGGCTGCCATTGAGAAATACCTCCGCAGTGTCCTGAGTCTGGAGAACATCCTGACTCTGGATAGACTCAGACAG gagGTGGCAGTGAAGGAGCAGCTGACTAGCAGAGGAAGGAGTAATAGACGGAGCATAAGCTCTCCATCTGTCCACAGG CTGTCTGGAAGTAGACAAGACCTGTCCACGACCTCCCTGCTGGATGAGAAG GGTCGATGGGAAAGTCAGCAGGATATCTTTATGCCCTCTCAGTTTCACCGGACCCTCCCCCGCCCAGCCTCATCCCCTTCCACCTACTCCACCTCCCCCTCTTCATCCCCTACTCCCTTTGCCATGACCTCTCCACAGAACCAGGAACCAGAGCAAG GTCGTTCAGGACTTGCTGCCTCTTATCTTTCAGTTAAAGCGCTGGTTCCTCAGATGCCCAAACTGCTCAAGTCTCTGTTTCCAGTGCGAGATGACAAGAAGGAGCTGAGACCTTCACCACACAACCAGCAG CATGTGCCTCGCATCGTGACATCATCAGGAGGGGACGACAGCCGAGTCAAGTCTGAGACG ACTGCTATTCTACGGCCCCCAACCAAAGACAGACGAGCAGAGTTCCCAGAGGTCCCGCCTCTTCCTGTGCATGACCCGCATGACACCACCCCCCTCAGCCCCCTCAGCCAGTCATCAAGCGGCTACTTCTCCACTAGTGTTTCTACAGTTACCCTGTCTGACGTTCTCCAaccctcctcctcgtcttcctccctCATGGCTGCTGAGACTACGTTACTCACAAATCCCCAGCAGCAGGGTGCTGACAGGAACGATATTGTGACCTCTCCTTCTCAGTGTGGCCCCAAGATGGCCGTCATGGCTCCGCCTGTTTCCCACAGCTCAGCCAATCACAACAACATCACAGCGGAAATCTCCTCCGAACAGAAGCAGGTAAactcaggaggaggaggaggtgaaagcTTTGAGAGGCTGGAGATCTTGGTGGATGATGAAGAGCATAGTCATGACGACGTACTCCCTGATTGGCTGACAGAGGGGGCGTATGTTACAGTAGGAAGCAATAAGGCGGGGACTGTGCGCTACGTGGGAATGACGCAGTTTGCTGAAGGAGTGTGGGTGGGGGTGGAGCTGGACACTCCTGTAG GTAAGAATGACGGCTCAGTTGGAGGTCAACGGTATTTCCACTGTAAACCAGGTTATGGGGTGCTGGTCCGCCCAGATCGGCTGTCCTGTCGGGATCGGTCCAGTCGGCAGACAGGAAACTTTGCCCCTCCCGCCCACGTCCCCATCCTGAGAGGAGAAGCTATTGTTGCACGTCGGGGGGAGAACCGTAAGTCTTGGAGCAGCTGA